One segment of Amycolatopsis alba DSM 44262 DNA contains the following:
- a CDS encoding Rv1733c family protein, which yields MDASSRWARAWHTVHIGHNPLARGEDRAEAITLLLAVLIVLAALPFAAAAGSAVFVAKSERAAAEQGERYRGEATLLEDGAPLAMGGRAGLTKDTQPTEATWSTHGGEVRVGEVPASRGARAGAKVPVWLDGVGHPVASPLTVPDARLMGIGAAIALWLAAIVVSSLLYGLVRLWLDRARLSRWQEEWRATAPKWTSW from the coding sequence ATGGATGCGTCGTCACGTTGGGCGCGAGCCTGGCACACCGTTCACATCGGACACAATCCGCTGGCGCGCGGGGAAGATCGCGCCGAAGCGATCACCCTCCTGCTCGCCGTTCTCATCGTGCTCGCCGCCTTGCCGTTCGCCGCGGCAGCAGGCTCGGCGGTCTTCGTGGCGAAGTCGGAGCGGGCCGCCGCCGAACAGGGTGAGCGGTATCGCGGCGAGGCGACACTCCTGGAGGACGGCGCGCCGCTCGCCATGGGGGGACGTGCGGGCTTGACGAAGGACACACAGCCCACCGAAGCCACCTGGTCCACTCATGGGGGAGAGGTCCGAGTCGGCGAGGTGCCGGCGTCCCGTGGTGCTCGAGCGGGCGCGAAGGTACCTGTCTGGCTCGACGGTGTAGGGCATCCGGTCGCCTCGCCCTTGACCGTGCCCGACGCGCGCTTGATGGGGATCGGTGCGGCCATCGCACTCTGGCTGGCCGCGATCGTGGTCTCTTCGCTGCTCTACGGGCTGGTCCGGCTGTGGCTCGATCGAGCTCGGCTTTCCCGCTGGCAGGAGGAATGGCGGGCGACGGCCCCGAAATGGACGTCGTGGTAG
- a CDS encoding CBS domain-containing protein, with protein sequence MRVRDVMTTPVVAVTPSATIGEAIAVSTGKGFTSLPVVDDLGRLIGLLSEEDIIRAGCLPDPRLDGGPDAGVHLGAPVTVRDIMRAPGVGAHPDTELTDLADRMLEHRLRSVPVLELGQVIGVVTWQDLLRAKIDLPSQRNEP encoded by the coding sequence ATGCGAGTACGTGATGTCATGACCACCCCGGTCGTCGCGGTGACGCCCTCGGCCACGATCGGTGAGGCGATCGCCGTGTCGACCGGCAAGGGATTCACCTCGCTACCGGTCGTCGACGACCTCGGCAGGCTCATCGGGCTGCTCTCCGAGGAAGACATCATCCGCGCGGGCTGTCTTCCCGATCCGCGGCTGGACGGTGGACCCGACGCCGGCGTTCACCTGGGTGCCCCGGTCACCGTCCGGGACATCATGCGGGCGCCCGGCGTGGGCGCTCATCCGGACACCGAACTCACCGATCTCGCGGACAGGATGCTCGAACACCGGCTCAGGTCGGTCCCGGTGCTCGAACTCGGCCAGGTGATCGGTGTCGTCACCTGGCAGGACCTCCTCCGCGCAAAGATCGACCTCCCGTCGCAAAGGAACGAACCATGA
- a CDS encoding universal stress protein, with amino-acid sequence MNASPENARRIVVGADGSPGSEEAISWAVTEAAARGDRVEVLLVLPREELLPGTSFALQPHGRVPVRNGYSVKDAAERIRAKLDAEVTVETSVRQGNPTSELLAAAHGADLLVLGSPSRKQWERLVFGSVATACVKHATCPVALVTPEAVHRFSPSAS; translated from the coding sequence ATGAACGCAAGCCCGGAGAACGCGCGCCGCATCGTCGTGGGCGCCGACGGGTCACCCGGTAGCGAGGAAGCGATCAGCTGGGCCGTCACCGAAGCCGCCGCCCGTGGTGATCGCGTCGAGGTCCTGCTCGTACTGCCACGAGAAGAACTTCTCCCCGGAACGTCGTTCGCCCTCCAGCCGCACGGCCGTGTGCCCGTCCGGAACGGATATTCGGTCAAGGACGCCGCCGAGCGGATCCGGGCGAAGCTCGACGCGGAGGTGACCGTGGAAACCTCCGTGCGACAGGGAAATCCGACCTCGGAACTCCTCGCCGCGGCGCATGGCGCCGACCTTCTGGTGCTGGGATCACCCTCCCGGAAGCAGTGGGAGCGCCTCGTGTTCGGCAGTGTCGCCACGGCATGCGTCAAGCACGCCACTTGCCCGGTCGCGCTCGTCACGCCCGAAGCCGTGCACCGGTTCAGTCCGAGCGCTTCCTGA
- a CDS encoding acetate/propionate family kinase — translation MRVLTLNPGSSSLKAALVVDGTPVGWWASSPTDADEGSAAAQALAQWPTVDAVAIRFVHGGSRSGPMRVDTRALDALERLSSLAPLHQPQAIALARAVFRLRPGLPVIAAFDTAFHADLPRKSSQYALPREWTRQGRLRRYGFHGLSCRHAARRTAELLGVQTPQLLCCHLGAGVSVTAIRGGRSVDTSMGFTPLEGPAMATRSGSVDPGLLLHVMRTVPMSADDMEHTLYHHSGLAGMTGTNGDLRAVLTLEAAGDPDAVIAMEVYLHRIRREIGAMAMSLDRLDAVVFTGGVAEYQPELLGRLVENLSVLGIEVDPARCLGDGDRVISPEDTPVTVFALGTGEDVELALEAETALDEVQV, via the coding sequence ATGCGTGTCTTGACCTTGAATCCGGGCTCTTCGAGCTTGAAGGCCGCTTTGGTCGTCGACGGCACCCCTGTCGGATGGTGGGCGTCGAGCCCGACCGACGCGGATGAAGGTTCCGCCGCCGCTCAAGCCCTCGCGCAATGGCCCACCGTGGATGCCGTCGCGATCAGGTTCGTCCACGGTGGTTCCCGGTCCGGCCCGATGCGGGTCGACACCAGGGCACTGGACGCGCTCGAACGACTCTCGTCACTCGCGCCCCTGCACCAGCCGCAAGCGATCGCCCTGGCTCGTGCGGTCTTTCGGCTACGGCCCGGCCTGCCGGTGATCGCCGCTTTCGACACGGCATTTCACGCGGATCTTCCACGGAAGTCCTCGCAGTACGCGCTCCCGAGGGAATGGACCAGGCAGGGCAGACTTCGCCGCTACGGTTTTCACGGCTTGTCCTGCCGTCACGCGGCCCGCCGGACCGCGGAACTCCTTGGTGTCCAAACCCCGCAGCTTCTCTGCTGCCACCTGGGTGCCGGCGTTTCGGTGACCGCGATCCGGGGTGGGCGAAGCGTCGACACCAGTATGGGGTTCACACCGCTGGAGGGGCCCGCCATGGCGACCAGGTCCGGTTCGGTCGATCCGGGTCTGCTGCTGCACGTCATGCGGACGGTCCCGATGTCGGCCGACGACATGGAGCACACTCTGTATCACCACTCCGGACTCGCGGGCATGACCGGGACGAACGGGGATCTCCGTGCCGTTCTCACCTTGGAGGCCGCCGGAGATCCCGATGCCGTGATCGCGATGGAGGTCTACCTGCACCGGATCCGCCGTGAGATCGGCGCGATGGCGATGAGTCTTGATCGGTTGGACGCGGTCGTGTTCACCGGCGGTGTGGCCGAGTATCAGCCCGAGTTGCTCGGTCGGCTGGTGGAGAACCTCAGTGTCCTGGGCATCGAGGTCGATCCCGCTCGATGCCTCGGCGACGGTGACCGGGTGATCAGCCCCGAAGACACGCCGGTCACGGTGTTCGCCCTCGGCACGGGTGAGGATGTCGAGCTGGCGCTTGAAGCGGAGACCGCTCTCGACGAGGTGCAGGTATAG
- a CDS encoding Hsp20/alpha crystallin family protein: MTSLIPGPRLTLPSIAAWLENPWPFSEHNPVRVEESAEDGKYLIRAELPGFDPEKNISVTAHEGLLTISAEREAKTVEHGRSEFYYGKFSRSVSLPPGADATKITAAYKDGILEISMPLSDKPHEKQVKIKVGKS; encoded by the coding sequence ATGACGTCTCTCATTCCCGGCCCCCGGCTGACCCTGCCGAGCATCGCGGCCTGGCTGGAGAACCCGTGGCCGTTCTCGGAACACAACCCGGTTCGGGTCGAGGAGTCGGCGGAGGACGGCAAGTATCTGATCCGGGCCGAGCTTCCGGGATTCGACCCGGAAAAGAACATCTCGGTGACCGCGCACGAAGGCCTGCTGACGATCAGCGCGGAGCGCGAGGCGAAGACTGTCGAGCACGGCCGCAGCGAGTTCTATTACGGCAAATTCAGCCGTTCGGTTTCGCTGCCGCCCGGTGCGGACGCCACGAAGATCACCGCGGCCTACAAGGACGGCATCCTGGAAATCTCCATGCCGCTGTCCGACAAACCGCACGAGAAGCAGGTGAAGATCAAGGTCGGCAAGAGCTGA
- a CDS encoding phosphoketolase family protein — protein sequence MTALGAPTGAAVLTAVEQSQVDAQWRAANYLAACQIYLMDNPLLTEPLKPEHIKPRLLGHWGTSPGLNFVYAHLNRTIVRRDLRALFVTGPGHGGPALYAHTWLEGSYSEAWPEVSYDEAGLRKLCRQFSFPGGVPSHVAPQVPGSIHEGGELGYSLAHAYGAAFDNPHLLVACVVGDGEAETGPLAASWHSGKFLDPVRDGAVLPILHLNGYKIANPTVLSRISQTELDELLRGYGYAPKYVEGDDPAVLHQVMAAALDVALDEIDGIQVRARSLGHMRDRPRWPMIVLRTPKGWTGPSFVDGKPVEGTWRSHQVPIPDARKNPEHLLQLEEWLRSYRPETLFDSDGRPSDEVTALIPRGGRRMGSSPHANGGLTLRPLNLPRVSAHAVAAVRPGSAVAEPTRVLGRYLRDVFSLNRKAVNFRLFGPDETASNRLDAVFEVTAKTWTEEIEPTDENLAPGGRVMEVLSEHLCQGWLEGYLLSGRHGLFSCYEAFVHIIDSMLNQHVKWLKVHQGIPWRRPVASLNYLLTSHVWRQDHNGFSHQDPGFVDHVANKSAEVVRVYFPPDANTLLHVAEHCLKSRDYVNVIVAGKNDSPVWLDDEEAAVHCARGVGIWDWASTHTEREPDVVLACAGDAPTLEVLAAAKLLRELLPEVAVRVVNVVDLMRLQPAAEHPHGMGDREFDALFTADRPVIFAYHGYPWLIHRLAYRRTNHDNFHVRGYIEHGTTTTPFDMLVRNSMDRFQFVIDVIDRVPGLLARAGIARQRMADAQERHRRWIVEEGEDLPEIREWAWES from the coding sequence GTGACCGCACTGGGTGCTCCCACGGGGGCCGCGGTGCTGACGGCGGTGGAGCAGTCCCAGGTGGACGCTCAATGGCGGGCGGCGAACTATCTCGCCGCCTGCCAGATCTACCTGATGGACAATCCGCTGCTGACCGAGCCGTTGAAGCCGGAGCACATCAAGCCGCGGTTACTCGGCCACTGGGGGACGTCGCCGGGCCTCAACTTCGTCTACGCGCATCTCAACCGGACGATCGTCCGCCGGGATCTGCGAGCGTTGTTCGTCACCGGGCCGGGACACGGAGGCCCCGCACTGTACGCGCACACCTGGTTGGAGGGCAGCTATTCGGAGGCGTGGCCGGAGGTGTCGTACGACGAGGCAGGGCTGCGTAAGCTCTGCCGGCAGTTCTCGTTTCCCGGTGGCGTGCCCAGTCATGTCGCACCGCAGGTGCCGGGATCGATCCACGAAGGCGGCGAACTCGGCTATTCGCTCGCTCACGCGTATGGCGCGGCGTTCGACAACCCGCACCTGCTGGTCGCCTGTGTGGTCGGTGACGGTGAGGCGGAGACGGGCCCGTTGGCCGCGTCCTGGCATTCGGGGAAGTTCCTCGATCCTGTTCGTGACGGTGCGGTCCTGCCGATCCTGCACCTCAACGGCTACAAGATCGCGAACCCCACAGTGCTGTCCCGGATCTCACAGACGGAGCTCGACGAACTCTTGCGGGGATACGGCTACGCGCCGAAGTATGTGGAAGGGGATGATCCCGCCGTCCTGCATCAGGTCATGGCCGCGGCTCTCGATGTGGCGCTCGACGAGATCGACGGGATCCAAGTGCGTGCGCGGTCCCTCGGCCATATGCGGGACCGGCCCCGATGGCCGATGATCGTCCTCCGGACGCCGAAAGGGTGGACCGGACCGTCCTTTGTGGATGGAAAGCCGGTCGAAGGGACGTGGCGGTCGCACCAGGTACCCATTCCCGATGCCAGGAAGAACCCGGAACATCTGCTGCAGCTGGAAGAATGGCTCCGGTCGTATCGACCCGAGACGCTGTTCGACTCCGACGGCAGGCCGTCGGACGAGGTCACCGCGCTGATACCGCGGGGAGGGCGGCGAATGGGCTCGAGCCCGCACGCCAACGGCGGCCTGACTCTGCGCCCGCTGAACCTGCCCCGGGTCTCCGCCCACGCCGTCGCCGCCGTGCGTCCCGGTTCCGCGGTCGCGGAGCCGACCCGCGTTCTGGGTCGCTACCTGCGAGACGTGTTCTCCTTGAACCGCAAGGCGGTGAACTTCCGGCTCTTCGGGCCGGACGAGACCGCGTCGAACCGGCTCGACGCGGTGTTCGAAGTGACCGCGAAGACGTGGACCGAAGAGATCGAGCCGACGGACGAGAACCTCGCTCCGGGCGGCCGGGTCATGGAGGTGCTCTCCGAGCACCTGTGCCAGGGCTGGCTGGAGGGCTACCTGCTTTCGGGCAGACACGGGCTGTTTTCCTGCTACGAAGCGTTCGTGCACATCATCGATTCGATGCTGAACCAGCACGTCAAGTGGCTGAAGGTGCATCAGGGGATACCGTGGCGGCGTCCGGTGGCTTCACTGAACTATCTGCTGACCTCCCACGTCTGGCGTCAGGACCACAACGGGTTCTCGCACCAGGACCCCGGCTTTGTGGATCATGTGGCGAACAAGAGCGCGGAAGTCGTCCGTGTGTACTTCCCTCCGGACGCGAACACACTCCTCCACGTCGCGGAGCACTGCCTGAAGAGCAGGGACTACGTCAACGTGATCGTGGCGGGCAAGAACGACAGTCCTGTATGGCTCGACGATGAGGAAGCAGCCGTGCACTGTGCCCGCGGCGTCGGCATCTGGGACTGGGCGAGTACGCATACCGAGCGTGAACCCGACGTCGTGCTGGCCTGCGCCGGTGACGCTCCGACTCTCGAAGTCCTCGCCGCGGCCAAACTGCTGCGGGAACTGCTTCCCGAGGTCGCGGTGCGGGTGGTCAACGTGGTCGACCTGATGCGGCTCCAGCCGGCTGCGGAACATCCGCACGGGATGGGAGACCGCGAATTCGACGCCCTGTTCACCGCCGATCGGCCGGTGATCTTCGCCTATCACGGCTACCCCTGGCTGATTCACCGCCTCGCCTACCGGCGCACGAATCACGATAACTTCCACGTGCGCGGATACATCGAGCACGGCACCACCACCACTCCGTTCGACATGTTGGTACGCAACAGCATGGACCGCTTCCAGTTCGTGATCGACGTCATCGACCGTGTTCCCGGGCTCCTGGCCAGAGCCGGCATCGCCCGGCAGCGGATGGCCGACGCGCAGGAGCGACACCGCCGGTGGATCGTCGAAGAAGGCGAGGATCTTCCAGAGATCCGCGAATGGGCCTGGGAGTCGTGA
- a CDS encoding universal stress protein has product MSTTGLKIVVGVDGTEPGREAARWAARVAEQRGLGLLIVHALRVEQLSYGGGLAGPAPWFDVLAGEGERIIEEVVQQVRAVAPEVAVDTVMPADSPVPFLIDASKKAVMVVVGGTGRGFFSEMTIGSTASAVIAHAHCPVVVIRGRKGTADYPKEGPVVVGVDGSPLSERALEIAFEEASWRNTGLVAVHAWRDVTYDDAFGMARLVVQWETIEDEEKRLLAQRLAGWGEKYPDVDVQRVLVRDKPRHTLLEWSAKAQLVLVGSRGHGGFTGQLLGSTSQALAHHAECPVMVVRTEKKT; this is encoded by the coding sequence ATGAGCACGACAGGACTGAAGATCGTCGTCGGGGTGGACGGGACCGAACCTGGACGGGAAGCCGCCCGGTGGGCCGCGAGGGTCGCGGAGCAGCGCGGACTCGGATTGCTGATCGTGCATGCGCTGCGAGTCGAGCAGCTCTCCTATGGAGGCGGCCTGGCGGGTCCGGCACCGTGGTTCGACGTGCTGGCCGGCGAGGGTGAGCGGATCATCGAAGAGGTCGTTCAGCAGGTCCGTGCCGTCGCACCGGAGGTGGCCGTGGATACGGTCATGCCCGCCGACTCGCCCGTGCCGTTCCTCATCGATGCCTCGAAGAAGGCGGTGATGGTCGTCGTCGGCGGCACGGGGCGTGGATTCTTCAGCGAAATGACGATCGGATCGACCGCGTCGGCGGTGATCGCGCACGCGCACTGCCCGGTGGTCGTGATCCGGGGCAGGAAAGGAACGGCCGACTATCCCAAGGAGGGGCCAGTGGTCGTCGGTGTCGACGGGAGCCCGCTGAGCGAGCGTGCGCTCGAGATCGCCTTCGAAGAGGCGTCGTGGCGCAATACCGGGCTGGTGGCCGTGCACGCGTGGCGCGACGTCACCTACGACGACGCCTTCGGCATGGCCAGGCTCGTCGTGCAATGGGAGACCATCGAGGACGAGGAGAAGCGCCTGCTGGCGCAACGCCTGGCAGGCTGGGGCGAGAAGTACCCCGACGTCGACGTCCAGCGAGTGCTCGTCCGTGACAAGCCTCGGCACACCCTGCTCGAATGGAGCGCGAAGGCGCAACTGGTCCTGGTCGGCAGCCGTGGTCACGGTGGCTTCACCGGGCAGTTGCTCGGCTCGACCAGCCAGGCGCTCGCGCATCACGCCGAATGCCCGGTGATGGTGGTTCGCACGGAGAAGAAGACGTGA
- a CDS encoding CBS domain-containing protein, producing MRARDLMSAPVVTVTPETTAKHAAELLAEKGFTALPVVDDDGRLVGIVTEADLIRDRFPPDIRSRRDHEQHPRPGAIVAQVMTSPATGMSAGSDLAEVGRALLDGRIRAMPVVDGSTVVGILTRGDFVRAFARSDTAIEADVRHHLEIYGGPGRWTVEVDDGAVRIADRYDSGTDRHVAKLLAEAVPGVVEAKVIYQEDER from the coding sequence ATGCGAGCAAGGGACTTGATGTCGGCCCCCGTCGTCACGGTGACACCGGAGACGACGGCCAAACACGCGGCCGAGTTGCTGGCGGAAAAGGGGTTCACCGCGTTGCCGGTGGTCGACGACGATGGCAGGCTGGTCGGCATCGTGACCGAGGCCGATCTGATCCGGGATCGGTTTCCCCCGGACATCCGTTCCCGGCGGGACCACGAGCAGCACCCCCGTCCGGGCGCGATCGTCGCCCAGGTGATGACGTCGCCGGCGACGGGGATGAGCGCCGGTTCGGATCTCGCCGAGGTCGGCAGGGCGTTGCTGGACGGCCGAATCCGCGCGATGCCCGTGGTGGACGGCTCGACGGTGGTCGGAATCCTCACCCGAGGCGACTTCGTCCGGGCGTTCGCGCGGTCCGATACCGCCATCGAAGCCGACGTCCGCCACCACCTCGAGATCTACGGAGGCCCGGGACGCTGGACCGTCGAGGTCGATGACGGCGCGGTCCGGATCGCCGACCGATACGACAGCGGCACCGACCGGCACGTGGCGAAGCTGCTGGCCGAAGCCGTACCGGGCGTCGTCGAAGCGAAAGTGATCTACCAGGAGGACGAACGATGA
- a CDS encoding universal stress protein, producing MSGVAEGAVVVGVDGSGSARHAAVWAAGEAVRRGLLLRLVHIYGIPQVRVPAVLPSSETVRVAFETRGRKWLTEAQDAVSERYPDLVVETAAREWSPVAALIEESVSANMVVLGSRGLGGFTGLLIGSTAVALAQHGHCPIVVARGRRPDDAPPETGPVVVGTDGSAAGDVALAFAFDEAMLQSAALTVVRAWNEIFDHESMRSHPLAIRPDEVEAAERAAVEEQLAPWREKFPEVPTTVEIVRDRPVRALLRFGERARLLVVGCRGRGGFEGMLLGSTSQALVAHSSCPVAVVRPAVAS from the coding sequence ATGTCGGGCGTGGCTGAGGGCGCGGTGGTCGTCGGGGTCGACGGTTCGGGGTCCGCTCGCCACGCCGCCGTCTGGGCGGCCGGCGAGGCAGTGCGTCGCGGTCTACTCCTGAGACTGGTGCACATCTACGGGATCCCGCAGGTGCGGGTGCCTGCCGTGCTGCCGTCCTCCGAGACGGTCCGGGTCGCTTTCGAGACCCGAGGCAGAAAGTGGCTCACGGAAGCACAGGACGCCGTGTCGGAGCGCTACCCGGATCTTGTCGTCGAGACGGCGGCACGTGAGTGGAGCCCGGTGGCGGCGCTGATCGAGGAGTCGGTGTCGGCGAACATGGTCGTGCTCGGATCACGGGGGCTCGGCGGCTTCACCGGTCTGCTCATCGGTTCGACCGCGGTGGCGCTGGCGCAGCACGGTCACTGCCCGATCGTGGTCGCCAGGGGCAGGCGGCCGGACGACGCGCCACCTGAGACCGGCCCGGTCGTCGTCGGAACGGACGGCTCGGCGGCCGGCGACGTCGCCCTGGCGTTCGCGTTCGACGAGGCGATGCTTCAGAGCGCGGCGCTGACCGTGGTCCGGGCGTGGAACGAGATCTTCGACCACGAGTCGATGCGGTCCCATCCTCTGGCGATCCGGCCCGACGAGGTCGAGGCCGCCGAGCGTGCGGCCGTCGAGGAACAGCTCGCGCCGTGGCGGGAGAAGTTCCCCGAAGTGCCGACGACGGTCGAGATCGTCCGTGACCGGCCGGTGCGCGCGCTGCTCCGCTTCGGCGAGCGGGCGCGGTTGCTGGTCGTCGGCTGCCGTGGGCGTGGCGGTTTCGAGGGCATGTTGCTCGGCTCGACCAGTCAGGCGCTGGTGGCGCATTCGAGTTGCCCGGTGGCGGTCGTCCGCCCCGCGGTCGCGAGCTGA
- a CDS encoding flavodoxin domain-containing protein, producing MKILVAAASRHGATRDIADEIGRCLGSELGGRAVVEVQSAEDVVSVEDYDVVLLGSAVYMGHWLDGAKTLIEQHEVLRHKDVWLFSSGPVGEPPKPADEPLDVAGLMTLSRAHGHRVFQGRIDRSRLRFAERAMVAALRVKDGDYRDWTAIRNWATEIAAQLKATEGSGHVGRG from the coding sequence ATGAAGATCCTCGTAGCGGCCGCGAGTCGCCACGGCGCGACGCGGGACATCGCCGACGAGATCGGCCGGTGCCTGGGCTCCGAGCTGGGTGGCCGAGCCGTCGTGGAGGTGCAGTCCGCCGAGGATGTCGTCTCGGTCGAAGACTACGACGTGGTGCTGCTGGGCAGTGCCGTGTACATGGGGCATTGGCTCGACGGGGCGAAGACGCTGATCGAACAGCATGAAGTCCTGCGTCACAAGGACGTGTGGCTGTTCTCGAGTGGCCCGGTGGGGGAGCCGCCGAAGCCCGCGGACGAGCCCCTGGACGTCGCCGGGTTGATGACGCTGTCCCGGGCGCACGGGCACCGTGTCTTCCAGGGCCGGATCGATCGGAGCCGGCTGCGGTTCGCCGAGCGGGCGATGGTGGCGGCGCTGCGTGTCAAGGACGGCGACTACCGGGATTGGACGGCGATCCGGAACTGGGCGACCGAGATCGCCGCACAGCTGAAAGCGACGGAAGGGAGCGGTCATGTCGGGCGTGGCTGA
- a CDS encoding slipin family protein yields the protein MSGWIIAAGAAAVLLVASLSIRIVKQYEKGVLFRLGRVVGVREPGLRLIVPVIDVLRRVSLRIVTMPIQSQGIITRDNVSVDVSAVAYFRVVDAVKSVVAIENVYAAIDQIAQTTLRKVVGQHTLDETLSETDAINRDIRQILDVTTLDWGVEVTLVELKDIQLPESMKRAMAKQAEAEREKRAKIINAEGEAQAAAALGEASDTMMEHPLALQLRNLQSLVEIGVDKNTTVVFPAPLMSTIGELGSFLAREAAAATAPHPIPDTLVTVPAQETPANGGPVPTPA from the coding sequence ATGAGTGGCTGGATCATCGCCGCCGGTGCCGCCGCCGTGTTGCTGGTGGCGAGTTTGTCGATCAGGATCGTGAAGCAGTACGAGAAGGGTGTCCTGTTCAGGTTGGGCCGGGTGGTCGGGGTGCGTGAACCCGGACTGCGGCTGATCGTCCCGGTGATCGACGTGCTGCGGCGGGTGTCGCTGCGGATCGTGACGATGCCGATCCAGTCGCAGGGGATCATCACCCGCGACAATGTCAGTGTCGACGTGTCCGCGGTCGCCTACTTCCGGGTCGTGGACGCGGTGAAGTCGGTGGTCGCGATCGAAAACGTCTACGCGGCGATCGACCAGATCGCGCAGACGACGCTGCGCAAGGTGGTCGGGCAGCACACGCTGGACGAGACCCTGTCCGAGACCGATGCCATCAACCGCGACATCCGCCAGATCTTGGACGTGACCACGCTCGACTGGGGTGTGGAGGTCACTTTGGTGGAGCTGAAGGACATCCAGCTGCCGGAGTCGATGAAGCGGGCGATGGCCAAGCAGGCCGAGGCCGAGCGGGAGAAGCGAGCCAAGATCATCAACGCCGAAGGTGAGGCCCAGGCCGCCGCCGCGCTGGGCGAGGCGTCGGACACGATGATGGAGCACCCTCTGGCGCTGCAGTTGCGGAATCTGCAGAGCCTGGTCGAGATCGGGGTCGACAAGAACACCACGGTCGTGTTCCCCGCGCCGTTGATGAGCACCATCGGCGAGCTGGGTTCGTTCCTGGCCCGCGAAGCCGCGGCGGCGACCGCGCCACACCCCATCCCGGACACGCTTGTCACGGTGCCGGCCCAGGAGACGCCGGCCAACGGCGGACCCGTTCCGACGCCCGCCTGA
- a CDS encoding AAA family ATPase codes for MNDPSPGWAGMHETHIGVVFLVGELAYKLKKPVDLGFLDFSERKTREQVCHREVVLNRRLAPDVYLGVADVTGPDGDICDHLVVMRRMPEDRRLSTLVDTGAPLRATIRQLARQLASFHSRAERGPAIDADETRDAVRGRWRDSFEQVRPFHDTVLDAGTAIEIEALAEEFLAGRETLFDRRITEGRVVDGHGDLLADDIFCLDDAPRVLDCLEFDDHLRHVDVLDDIAFLAMDLERLGVPELAAHLVADYREFTGDPAPPALLHHYLAYRAFVRVKVACLRSAQGDTESAELARDYAGIALRHLRLGQVRLILVGGAPGTGKSTVAGGLADSLGATLLQSDRLRKELSGLAPARRPAENYRRGLYDRTRTDSTYAELAHRAGALLALGETVVVDASWSTVRHRLLATAAAEPTSCPVLAIRCEVPENLATERIATRTDTLSDATPEIAHLMAADAEPWPEARALSTTGSPQESIARAMALLSLARGRGDQAEHAFTA; via the coding sequence ATGAACGATCCGTCACCCGGCTGGGCTGGTATGCACGAAACCCACATCGGCGTGGTCTTCCTGGTCGGAGAACTCGCTTACAAGCTCAAGAAACCGGTCGATCTCGGCTTCCTCGACTTTTCCGAACGCAAGACCCGCGAGCAGGTATGCCACCGCGAGGTGGTGCTGAACCGGCGGCTCGCGCCGGACGTCTACCTGGGCGTCGCCGACGTCACCGGGCCGGACGGTGACATCTGCGACCACCTCGTCGTCATGCGCCGAATGCCCGAGGACCGCAGACTGTCCACTCTGGTCGACACCGGTGCACCCCTGCGCGCGACGATCCGGCAACTGGCCAGGCAGCTCGCGTCCTTCCACTCCCGAGCCGAACGCGGGCCCGCGATCGACGCCGACGAGACCCGCGACGCGGTGCGCGGGCGCTGGCGGGACAGCTTCGAGCAGGTCCGGCCGTTCCACGACACCGTGCTCGACGCGGGCACCGCGATCGAAATCGAGGCGCTGGCCGAAGAATTCCTCGCCGGACGCGAAACGCTGTTCGACCGCCGGATCACCGAAGGGCGCGTCGTCGACGGCCACGGCGACCTGCTCGCCGACGACATCTTCTGCCTCGACGACGCCCCTCGCGTGCTCGACTGCCTCGAGTTCGACGACCATCTCCGCCACGTCGACGTACTCGACGACATCGCCTTCCTCGCCATGGACCTCGAACGGCTCGGCGTCCCGGAACTGGCCGCGCACCTCGTCGCCGACTACCGCGAGTTCACCGGCGACCCCGCGCCCCCGGCACTGCTGCACCACTACCTCGCCTACCGTGCCTTCGTCCGGGTCAAGGTCGCCTGCCTGCGCTCGGCTCAGGGCGACACCGAGTCCGCCGAACTGGCCCGCGACTACGCCGGCATCGCATTGCGGCACCTGCGGCTCGGCCAGGTCAGGCTGATCCTCGTCGGCGGCGCGCCCGGTACCGGCAAGTCCACGGTCGCCGGCGGGCTGGCCGACTCGCTCGGCGCGACGCTCCTGCAGTCGGACCGGCTCCGCAAAGAACTCTCCGGGCTGGCCCCTGCCCGGCGCCCCGCCGAGAACTACCGGCGGGGCCTTTACGACAGAACCCGCACCGACTCGACCTACGCGGAACTCGCGCACCGTGCGGGTGCGCTGCTGGCGCTCGGCGAAACCGTCGTGGTGGACGCGTCGTGGTCCACCGTCCGGCACCGGCTGCTCGCCACCGCGGCCGCCGAGCCCACCAGCTGCCCGGTACTGGCCATCCGCTGCGAAGTACCGGAAAACTTGGCGACGGAAAGAATCGCGACTCGGACCGACACCCTTTCCGACGCCACCCCCGAAATCGCGCACCTGATGGCCGCCGACGCCGAGCCGTGGCCCGAGGCCCGCGCACTGAGCACCACCGGCTCCCCACAAGAGTCGATCGCGCGGGCGATGGCGCTCCTTTCCCTCGCGCGCGGGCGAGGTGATCAAGCTGAGCACGCCTTCACCGCATGA